A stretch of the Medicago truncatula cultivar Jemalong A17 chromosome 5, MtrunA17r5.0-ANR, whole genome shotgun sequence genome encodes the following:
- the LOC11437512 gene encoding heat stress transcription factor B-2b, producing the protein MATLPVEQTGESATAESQRSIPTPFLTKTYQLVDDSSVDDLVSWNEDGTSFIVWKPAEFARDLLPKYFKHNNFSSFVRQLNTYGFRKVVPDRWEFANDGFRRGEKNLLRDIQRRKILPAAGTAMATAVAAANTVTVAMAAPVRMVSPATSGDEQVVSSNSSPIAVNNGATVQRSTSCTTAPELVEENERLKKENMQLSNELSQLKGLCNNILAMMSNYNSGFSRQLESSTSAATARGVVVTEGKILDLLPLRNVSLAEENVVVNLGGAAGGLPCETMSLMEPEVQASQVPKLFGVSIGLKRCRTENEVEPEREEREQHQQMQVQMQTQSSQETDRGSDVKSEPRDGDSDDQERRWKLMK; encoded by the exons ATGGCGACATTACCGGTGGAGCAAACAGGTGAATCGGCGACGGCGGAGTCGCAGAGATCGATTCCGACGCCGTTTCTGACGAAAACTTATCAACTTGTTGATGATTCTTCCGTTGATGATCTGGTATCATGGAATGAAGATGGAACAAGCTTCATAGTTTGGAAACCTGCTGAATTTGCTAGAGATTTGCTTCCAAAGTATTTCAAACACAATAATTTCTCCAGTTTCGTTCGTCAACTCAATACCTAT GGATTTCGGAAAGTTGTACCTGATCGGTGGGAATTTGCTAATGATGGATTCCGGCGAGGCGAGAAAAATCTGCTTCGGGATATACAGCGGAGAAAAATATTGCCGGCAGCAGGAACAGCGATGGCGACGGCTGTAGCTGCAGCTAATACTGTAACGGTAGCTATGGCGGCACCGGTTAGAATGGTGTCTCCAGCAACTTCGGGTGATGAACAGGTGGTTTCGTCGAATTCATCTCCGATTGCAGTGAACAATGGTGCTACGGTGCAGCGTAGCACAAGTTGCACCACTGCACCGGAGTTAGTTGAAGAGAATGAAAGACTGAAAAAAGAGAATATGCAACTGAGTAATGAGTTGAGTCAGTTGAAAGGTCTTTGTAATAATATACTTGCTATGATGAGTAATTATAATTCTGGTTTCAGTAGACAGTTAGAATCTTCTACAAGTGCTGCGACGGCGCGAGGCGTGGTTGTAACAGAAGGGAAAATTTTGGATCTTTTGCCTTTAAGGAATGTTTCTTTAGCTGAGGAAAATGTGGTGGTTAATTTGGGTGGTGCTGCCGGTGGTTTGCCGTGTGAGACGATGAGTTTGATGGAACCTGAGGTTCAAGCATCTCAGGTTCCTAAGCTATTTGGGGTTTCAATTGGGCTTAAACGATGTAGGACCGAGAATGAGGTTGAACCGGAGAGAGAGGAACGggaacaacatcaacaaatGCAAGTGCAGATGCAAACACAATCCTCGCAGGAGACTGATCGAGGATCAGATGTGAAATCTGAACCACGCGATGGTGACTCGGATGATCAAGAGCGTCGTTGGAAATTGATGAAATAG